Genomic window (Musa acuminata AAA Group cultivar baxijiao chromosome BXJ1-9, Cavendish_Baxijiao_AAA, whole genome shotgun sequence):
GATTCAACAGTGCAAATGCCAGGCAAGACAGAGGATACCTCCAAGACGAGAAGCAGAAAAGACGAGACTATGAATAGTTAAAAAGTGCCTTCAGAAGATGTCAAGAGATGAGAGTATAAAACTCAAGAAACATCATCCGATTCAGGATGATATTTCACCCAATTCAAGACCTTGTTGCATAATAGAAGCATAAACAAGCATTGGCAGAAAAAGTAGAATTAAGCAAACGAAAAAAATCAACCACTTACAAACAActgtaaatggaaccacaataacAAGTAAACTTTTGTTTATGATCATGTCCTATGTAGGATTCCATATATTTCATAAAGGACTTGAGAGCAAGATAATGGAAACTGCTGCTAATGGTCCTTTGCAATCTCTCCTAGGATATAGAATAACAAGTAAACAAAGTAATTATAGAAAAAAGCATAAAACATGGCACCCAACGTCACTGAATTAGACCACTTTTGGAAAGCAACCCAAGGATGACACTTAGTCAAACATATTTCCTGAAGCTATCAACATAAAACTATAGAACAGTACTTAGCGTTTACTTCTATATCAAGGATTTAAGGGATTCCTTTCTCGGGTCAAATCTCGACTCATATATATAGATTATTCAATAAGAGAATTCCGCTAACCTGTAACCCAATGTTGTTCTTCCAACTATGTCTTGATCGCTAATGTACCACAATGGTGACTAAAAAGCTCGACATTTGCGAAAATGAAATGGTGTTCGTGAAGCATATTAGTAGATACTGCTGGAAAATAGACACCTACAGACTAAGCACAAAAATAAATGTTTTGTTATTTGTTTTTACACATTAAAGAAAAAATCACCTGTGGCGTCCTCTGCCATTCTCCTGGAACCGATCGATCATCATGCATCTCTTCTTATCTTCATCGTCCACCTGATTCTTGTCCTTAATTTCCTCTAGCTTCCTACCAAACTTCTGTCCATCTCCCTCGCCGGGGCTTCCGCCCACTGCCACAACAGCACGATTCCAACTTCGCCTTCCAccgcttcttctcctcctcctcctcctcctcgtagcATTCCTCTTCGTCATCATAAGCCTCCGCGCCGCCTTGACTCGTCGTCGCATCCAGCCATGCACCTTAGACTTTCCCTCGCCCGTCGGATCCCTCCCCTTCCTCCTCGTCGCTCGCCCCCCCTACGGCGCAT
Coding sequences:
- the LOC103997243 gene encoding uncharacterized protein LOC103997243 isoform X2 — translated: MRRRVKAARRLMMTKRNATRRRRRRRRSGGRRSWNRAVVAVGGSPGEGDGQKFGRKLEEIKDKNQVDDEDKKRCMMIDRFQENGRGRHRRKLRDPKDERAWVHDGLKEMNLHETHNSEVTCKPSRASIR
- the LOC103997243 gene encoding uncharacterized protein LOC103997243 isoform X1, giving the protein MRRRVKAARRLMMTKRNATRRRRRRRRSGGRRSWNRAVVAVGGSPGEGDGQKFGRKLEEIKDKNQVDDEDKKRCMMIDRFQENGRGRHRHMFGRRKLRDPKDERAWVHDGLKEMNLHETHNSEVTCKPSRASIR